Proteins from a genomic interval of Garra rufa chromosome 4, GarRuf1.0, whole genome shotgun sequence:
- the nrcama gene encoding neuronal cell adhesion molecule a isoform X3, with amino-acid sequence MDRKRSCTLCGGAVMMLLLLLGHMTNALEVPLDPKVLEGLPQPPTITHQSPKDYIIDPRENIIIHCEAKGKPDPSFSWTRNGTHFDVEKDSKVIMNPKSGTLVIDISGEKAEAYEGVYQCIARNEHGSAMSNNIVIRQSRSPLWSKEKIKPITVQRGMSLALQCRPPAGLPPPIIFWMDNNFQRLPQNSRVSQALNGDLYFSNVLMDDTRNDYICYARFPYTQTIQQKQPITVNVLDIEAMNDTVLAAFLNGSDFWGDSPFGERAPNFMQPPGTHSTSMVLKGDTLQLECIADGLPTPDISWSKVNGDLPSGRFSFHTFQKTLKITEVTEADGGDYRCLAKNRLGSNHHIITVVVRAAPFWISAPQNLILAPKESGMLTCRAGGNPKPTITWSVNGIPIENSHKDPSRKIENSDIILSDVQTGSSSVYQCNVSNEYGYLLANAFVSVLAEPPRVLTPPNHVYSVVTNSRALLDCASFGSPLPKITWFKDSQSIVDSDSYVIHKNNTLEINVARPLNSGKYTCIASNSLGNKENHVYLEVKDPTRIIKQPGYKVVQRNSMAVFECRVKHDPSLFPSMIWLKDNMELPDDTRFEVGSDSLTIHDVREDDEGNYTCIRNTTLDQDSASAMLTVVDIPDPPTDLELTDQRERSVQLTWTPGDEQNSPIQLFLIQYEDSLHGPGVWVNMTEVSGTSTTAHLELSPYVYYSFRVLALNEMGLSEPSTSSGQYRTNPAPPDVNPSDVEVIGMSPDSMTVTWRELTGLESNGPGLQYKVSWRQKDLDQKWTSLTLVNVSQYVVTGTPTFALYEVTVQAVNDYGFGPRPQVVLGYSGEDLPTVAPENLKVSVQNGTLAEVYWDAVPLSTVRGRLNGYKVSYWKMRSLHKEEPEPEKPQELIIHGSETEGLLIDLHPYSQYTLNIRAYNGKGNGPTSANQIFETPEGVPGPPANLEVENLNLDSLIIKWAPPIEYNGHLTGYLLKYQPINTTDELGPFKELLLKANETSITLENLKHSTRYKFYLNAMTVKGSGPTVTEEGVTIVDEALIRHPAVEAGKGSTPPSPPPTPPVTQSLQSPFHKAPPAGRMFGSVNSSVEEDHAVISWEYSWPDRNVYVEYVVDNSKEPWKKEFVNGTRTYQIRGLKPGMSYRVRVVAKDHSDTTVHSTDELLITVPAMTSKQVDIATQGWFIGLMCAIALLILVLLIVCFIKRNKGGKYPVKEKEDAHQDPEIQPMKEDDGTFGEYSDTEDHKPLKGSRTPSNGTVKKDDSDDSLVDYGEGGDGQFNEDGSFIGQYSGKKEKDTAEGNESSEAPSPVNAMNSFV; translated from the exons CTTTTCATGGACACGTAACGGCACTCATTTCGATGTGGAAAAGGATTCCAAAGTTATCATGAATCCCAAATCAGGCACTCTGGTCATTGACATCAGCGGAGAGAAGGCAGAGGCATACGAGGGAGTTTACCAGTGCATCGCCCGCAACGAGCACGGCTCTGCCATGTCCAATAACATTGTCATCCGACAGTCAA GGTCCCCCTTGTGGTCAAAAGAGAAAATTAAACCAATCACAGTGCAGAGGGGAATGTCTCTAGCGCTGCAGTGCAGGCCCCCGGCTGGCTTGCCTCCTCCAATCATCTTCTGGATGGATAACA ATTTCCAGAGACTTCCTCAAAACAGTCGTGTGTCCCAAGCTTTAAACGGAGACCTGTATTTCTCCAACGTGCTCATGGATGACACCAGAAATGACTACATCTGCTACGCCCGCTTCCCATACACTCAGACTATCCAACAGAAACAGCCCATCACCGTCAACGTGCTGGACA TTGAAGCTATGAATGACACTGTGTTGGCAGCTTTTTTGAATGGCTCAGATTTTTGGGGTG ACAGTCCTTTTGGGGAGAGAGCACCTAATTTCATGCAGCCACCAGGAACGCACAGTACCAGCATGGTCTTGAAAGGAGACACGTTGCAGCTGGAGTGCATCGCTGATGGCCT tccAACGCCAGATATCTCCTGGAGCAAGGTGAACGGGGACCTGCCAAGCGGCCGTTTTTCATTTCACACTTTCCAGAAAACTCTGAAGATAACAGAGGTGACAGAAGCGGATGGGGGAGATTACCGCTGTTTAGCCAAGAATCGCCTGGGGAGCAACCATCACATCATCACTGTAGTGGTCAGAG CGGCTCCCTTTTGGATCAGCGCCCCTCAGAATCTCATCCTGGCCCCGAAAGAATCTGGAATGCTAACCTGCCGGGCAGGTGGCAACCCTAAACCCACAATCACATGGTCTGTCAACGGAATTCCCATTGAAA ACTCACATAAAGACCCCAGTAGGAAAATCGAAAATAGCGACATCATCCTCAGTGATGTTCAGACCGGCTCAAGCTCTGTTTATCAGTGCAACGTCTCCAATGAGTACGGTTACCTGCTGGCCAATGCCTTTGTCAGCGTCCTGG CTGAGCCTCCAAGGGTGCTGACTCCTCCAAATCATGTGTACTCAGTTGTCACGAACAGCAGGGCTCTGTTAGACTGTGCTTCGTTTGGCTCACCTCTTCCAAAAATCACATG GTTTAAAGACAGTCAAAGCATAGTGGATAGCGACTCATACGTCATTCATAAAAACAATACCTTAGAGATCAATGTGGCTCGGCCACTAAACAGTGGCAAATACACCTGCATTGCCTCAAACAGTCTTGGCAACAAAGAAAACCATGTTTACTTGGAAGTGAAAG ATCCTACACGGATCATCAAACAGCCTGGGTATAAAGTGGTCCAGAGAAACAGCATGGCTGTATTTGAGTGCAGGGTCAAACACGACCCTTCTCTCTTTCCCTCCATGATATGGCTCAAAGACAATATGGAGCTTCCCGACGACACTCG attTGAGGTGGGCTCTGACAGTCTGACTATACATGATGTGAGAGAAGACGACGAGGGCAACTACACCTGCATCAGAAACACCACCCTTGACCAAGATTCAGCCAGCGCTATGCTCACAGTAGTCG ACATACCAGACCCGCCCACAGACCTGGAGCTGACGGACCAACGAGAGCGCAGTGTTCAGCTTACATGGACCCCTGGGGATGAACAAAATAGTCCTATTCAAT TGTTCCTGATCCAATATGAAGATTCACTCCATGGGCCTGGAGTATGGGTCAATATGACTGAAGTCTCAGGAACCAGCACCACAGCACACCTGGAGCTTTCCCCGTATGTGTATTACTCCTTCAGGGTGCTGGCACTCAATGAAATGGGTCTGAGTGAACCCAGCACTTCCTCTGGACAGTATAGAACCAACCCCGCAC CGCCTGACGTGAATCCATCAGACGTTGAAGTCATTGGAATGTCACCTGACAGTATGACAGTAACTTGGAGG GAGCTGACTGGGCTGGAGTCAAACGGTCCAGGCCTACAGTACAAGGTGAGCTGGAGGCAGAAAGATCTGGATCAGAAATGGACATCACTCACTCTGGTCAATGTCTCGCAATATGTGGTGACAGGGACACCCACTTTTGCACTGTATGAAGTCACTGTGCAGGCGGTCAATGACTATGGCTTTGGTCCTAGACCTCAGGTGGTGCTGGGATACTCAGGAGAGGACT TACCAACTGTGGCTCCAGAGAACCTAAAGGTTTCGGTTCAGAATGGGACATTGGCTGAAGTGTACTGGGACGCTGTTCCTCTTTCAACAGTACGAGGGAGACTGAATGGATATAAG GTGAGTTATTGGAAGATGAGAAGCTTACACAAGGAAGAACCTGAGCCCGAGAAACCACAGGAGCTCATTATTCACGGGAGTGAGACGGAGGGTCTTCTGATTGACCTTCATCCCTACAGTCAGTACACCCTTAACATTAGAGCCTACAACGGTAAAGGAAACGGACCCACCAGTGCCAATCAGATATTTGAAACACCAGAGGGAG tTCCTGGGCCTCCTGCAAATTTAGAAGTCGAAAATCTAAACCTGGACTCATTGATTATAAAGTGGGCGCCACCTATAGAATACAACGGACACTTGACAGGATACTTGCTCAAATACCAGCCTA TCAACACAACAGATGAACTTGGGCCGTTCAAAGAGCTGCTTCTAAAAGCAAACGAGACCAGCATCACACTGGAAAACCTCAAGCACAGCACACGCTACAAGTTCTATTTGAACGCCATGACTGTCAAGGGCTCTGGCCCCACTGTTACAGAAGAGGGCGTCACAATCGTGGATGAAG CATTAATTCGGCACCCCGCAGTAGAGGCGGGTAAAG GCTCAACCCCCCCTTCACCACCTCCAACCCCCCCTGTCACTCAATCTTTGCAGTCCCCGTTTCACAAGG cgccacctgctggtcgGATGTTTGGGAGTGTGAACTCCTCGGTGGAGGAGGACCATGCTGTGATAAGCTGGGAATACTCGTGGCCGGATAGGAATGTTTATGTGGAATATGTTGTTGATAACA GTAAAGAACCCTGGAAAAAAGAGTTTGTAAATGGCACTCGGACATATCAGATTAGAGGACTAAAGCCGGGGATGTCCTATAGGGTTCGGGTGGTAGCCAAAGACCACTCGGACACAACGGTTCACAGTACAGACGAGCTGTTGATTACAGTTCCAG CTATGACTAGCAAGCAGGTTGACATAGCCACACAGGGCTGGTTTATCGGGCTGATGTGTGCTATTGCTTTGCTGATCCTGGTGCTCCTCATTGTTTGCTTTATAAAGAGGAACAAAGGAGGCAAATATCCAG TAAAAGAAAAAGAAGACGCCCATCAAGACCCAGAAATCCAGCCCATGAAAGAGGATGATGGAACATTTGGGGAGTACAG TGACACCGAGGACCACAAGCCCTTGAAAGGCAGCCGGACCCCATCCAACGGCACGGTCAAGAAGGACGACAGCGACGACAGCCTGGTGGATTACGGCGAGGGAGGAGATGGCCAGTTCAACGAGGACGGCTCGTTCATCGGCCAGTACAGCGGGAAGAAGGAAAAAGACACGGCGGAGGGCAACGAGAGTTCGGAGGCTCCTTCTCCGGTCAACGCCATGAACTCCTTCGTGTAA
- the nrcama gene encoding neuronal cell adhesion molecule a isoform X5 — translation MDRKRSCTLCGGAVMMLLLLLGHMTNALEVPLDPKVLEGLPQPPTITHQSPKDYIIDPRENIIIHCEAKGKPDPSFSWTRNGTHFDVEKDSKVIMNPKSGTLVIDISGEKAEAYEGVYQCIARNEHGSAMSNNIVIRQSRSPLWSKEKIKPITVQRGMSLALQCRPPAGLPPPIIFWMDNNFQRLPQNSRVSQALNGDLYFSNVLMDDTRNDYICYARFPYTQTIQQKQPITVNVLDIEAMNDTVLAAFLNGSDFWGDSPFGERAPNFMQPPGTHSTSMVLKGDTLQLECIADGLPTPDISWSKVNGDLPSGRFSFHTFQKTLKITEVTEADGGDYRCLAKNRLGSNHHIITVVVRAAPFWISAPQNLILAPKESGMLTCRAGGNPKPTITWSVNGIPIENSHKDPSRKIENSDIILSDVQTGSSSVYQCNVSNEYGYLLANAFVSVLAEPPRVLTPPNHVYSVVTNSRALLDCASFGSPLPKITWFKDSQSIVDSDSYVIHKNNTLEINVARPLNSGKYTCIASNSLGNKENHVYLEVKDPTRIIKQPGYKVVQRNSMAVFECRVKHDPSLFPSMIWLKDNMELPDDTRFEVGSDSLTIHDVREDDEGNYTCIRNTTLDQDSASAMLTVVEATPTPPLIMDIPDPPTDLELTDQRERSVQLTWTPGDEQNSPIQLFLIQYEDSLHGPGVWVNMTEVSGTSTTAHLELSPYVYYSFRVLALNEMGLSEPSTSSGQYRTNPAPPDVNPSDVEVIGMSPDSMTVTWRELTGLESNGPGLQYKVSWRQKDLDQKWTSLTLVNVSQYVVTGTPTFALYEVTVQAVNDYGFGPRPQVVLGYSGEDLPTVAPENLKVSVQNGTLAEVYWDAVPLSTVRGRLNGYKVSYWKMRSLHKEEPEPEKPQELIIHGSETEGLLIDLHPYSQYTLNIRAYNGKGNGPTSANQIFETPEGVPGPPANLEVENLNLDSLIIKWAPPIEYNGHLTGYLLKYQPINTTDELGPFKELLLKANETSITLENLKHSTRYKFYLNAMTVKGSGPTVTEEGVTIVDEALIRHPAVEAGKAPPAGRMFGSVNSSVEEDHAVISWEYSWPDRNVYVEYVVDNSKEPWKKEFVNGTRTYQIRGLKPGMSYRVRVVAKDHSDTTVHSTDELLITVPAMTSKQVDIATQGWFIGLMCAIALLILVLLIVCFIKRNKGGKYPVKEKEDAHQDPEIQPMKEDDGTFGEYSDTEDHKPLKGSRTPSNGTVKKDDSDDSLVDYGEGGDGQFNEDGSFIGQYSGKKEKDTAEGNESSEAPSPVNAMNSFV, via the exons CTTTTCATGGACACGTAACGGCACTCATTTCGATGTGGAAAAGGATTCCAAAGTTATCATGAATCCCAAATCAGGCACTCTGGTCATTGACATCAGCGGAGAGAAGGCAGAGGCATACGAGGGAGTTTACCAGTGCATCGCCCGCAACGAGCACGGCTCTGCCATGTCCAATAACATTGTCATCCGACAGTCAA GGTCCCCCTTGTGGTCAAAAGAGAAAATTAAACCAATCACAGTGCAGAGGGGAATGTCTCTAGCGCTGCAGTGCAGGCCCCCGGCTGGCTTGCCTCCTCCAATCATCTTCTGGATGGATAACA ATTTCCAGAGACTTCCTCAAAACAGTCGTGTGTCCCAAGCTTTAAACGGAGACCTGTATTTCTCCAACGTGCTCATGGATGACACCAGAAATGACTACATCTGCTACGCCCGCTTCCCATACACTCAGACTATCCAACAGAAACAGCCCATCACCGTCAACGTGCTGGACA TTGAAGCTATGAATGACACTGTGTTGGCAGCTTTTTTGAATGGCTCAGATTTTTGGGGTG ACAGTCCTTTTGGGGAGAGAGCACCTAATTTCATGCAGCCACCAGGAACGCACAGTACCAGCATGGTCTTGAAAGGAGACACGTTGCAGCTGGAGTGCATCGCTGATGGCCT tccAACGCCAGATATCTCCTGGAGCAAGGTGAACGGGGACCTGCCAAGCGGCCGTTTTTCATTTCACACTTTCCAGAAAACTCTGAAGATAACAGAGGTGACAGAAGCGGATGGGGGAGATTACCGCTGTTTAGCCAAGAATCGCCTGGGGAGCAACCATCACATCATCACTGTAGTGGTCAGAG CGGCTCCCTTTTGGATCAGCGCCCCTCAGAATCTCATCCTGGCCCCGAAAGAATCTGGAATGCTAACCTGCCGGGCAGGTGGCAACCCTAAACCCACAATCACATGGTCTGTCAACGGAATTCCCATTGAAA ACTCACATAAAGACCCCAGTAGGAAAATCGAAAATAGCGACATCATCCTCAGTGATGTTCAGACCGGCTCAAGCTCTGTTTATCAGTGCAACGTCTCCAATGAGTACGGTTACCTGCTGGCCAATGCCTTTGTCAGCGTCCTGG CTGAGCCTCCAAGGGTGCTGACTCCTCCAAATCATGTGTACTCAGTTGTCACGAACAGCAGGGCTCTGTTAGACTGTGCTTCGTTTGGCTCACCTCTTCCAAAAATCACATG GTTTAAAGACAGTCAAAGCATAGTGGATAGCGACTCATACGTCATTCATAAAAACAATACCTTAGAGATCAATGTGGCTCGGCCACTAAACAGTGGCAAATACACCTGCATTGCCTCAAACAGTCTTGGCAACAAAGAAAACCATGTTTACTTGGAAGTGAAAG ATCCTACACGGATCATCAAACAGCCTGGGTATAAAGTGGTCCAGAGAAACAGCATGGCTGTATTTGAGTGCAGGGTCAAACACGACCCTTCTCTCTTTCCCTCCATGATATGGCTCAAAGACAATATGGAGCTTCCCGACGACACTCG attTGAGGTGGGCTCTGACAGTCTGACTATACATGATGTGAGAGAAGACGACGAGGGCAACTACACCTGCATCAGAAACACCACCCTTGACCAAGATTCAGCCAGCGCTATGCTCACAGTAGTCG AGGCCACACCAACACCACCTCTTATAATGG ACATACCAGACCCGCCCACAGACCTGGAGCTGACGGACCAACGAGAGCGCAGTGTTCAGCTTACATGGACCCCTGGGGATGAACAAAATAGTCCTATTCAAT TGTTCCTGATCCAATATGAAGATTCACTCCATGGGCCTGGAGTATGGGTCAATATGACTGAAGTCTCAGGAACCAGCACCACAGCACACCTGGAGCTTTCCCCGTATGTGTATTACTCCTTCAGGGTGCTGGCACTCAATGAAATGGGTCTGAGTGAACCCAGCACTTCCTCTGGACAGTATAGAACCAACCCCGCAC CGCCTGACGTGAATCCATCAGACGTTGAAGTCATTGGAATGTCACCTGACAGTATGACAGTAACTTGGAGG GAGCTGACTGGGCTGGAGTCAAACGGTCCAGGCCTACAGTACAAGGTGAGCTGGAGGCAGAAAGATCTGGATCAGAAATGGACATCACTCACTCTGGTCAATGTCTCGCAATATGTGGTGACAGGGACACCCACTTTTGCACTGTATGAAGTCACTGTGCAGGCGGTCAATGACTATGGCTTTGGTCCTAGACCTCAGGTGGTGCTGGGATACTCAGGAGAGGACT TACCAACTGTGGCTCCAGAGAACCTAAAGGTTTCGGTTCAGAATGGGACATTGGCTGAAGTGTACTGGGACGCTGTTCCTCTTTCAACAGTACGAGGGAGACTGAATGGATATAAG GTGAGTTATTGGAAGATGAGAAGCTTACACAAGGAAGAACCTGAGCCCGAGAAACCACAGGAGCTCATTATTCACGGGAGTGAGACGGAGGGTCTTCTGATTGACCTTCATCCCTACAGTCAGTACACCCTTAACATTAGAGCCTACAACGGTAAAGGAAACGGACCCACCAGTGCCAATCAGATATTTGAAACACCAGAGGGAG tTCCTGGGCCTCCTGCAAATTTAGAAGTCGAAAATCTAAACCTGGACTCATTGATTATAAAGTGGGCGCCACCTATAGAATACAACGGACACTTGACAGGATACTTGCTCAAATACCAGCCTA TCAACACAACAGATGAACTTGGGCCGTTCAAAGAGCTGCTTCTAAAAGCAAACGAGACCAGCATCACACTGGAAAACCTCAAGCACAGCACACGCTACAAGTTCTATTTGAACGCCATGACTGTCAAGGGCTCTGGCCCCACTGTTACAGAAGAGGGCGTCACAATCGTGGATGAAG CATTAATTCGGCACCCCGCAGTAGAGGCGGGTAAAG cgccacctgctggtcgGATGTTTGGGAGTGTGAACTCCTCGGTGGAGGAGGACCATGCTGTGATAAGCTGGGAATACTCGTGGCCGGATAGGAATGTTTATGTGGAATATGTTGTTGATAACA GTAAAGAACCCTGGAAAAAAGAGTTTGTAAATGGCACTCGGACATATCAGATTAGAGGACTAAAGCCGGGGATGTCCTATAGGGTTCGGGTGGTAGCCAAAGACCACTCGGACACAACGGTTCACAGTACAGACGAGCTGTTGATTACAGTTCCAG CTATGACTAGCAAGCAGGTTGACATAGCCACACAGGGCTGGTTTATCGGGCTGATGTGTGCTATTGCTTTGCTGATCCTGGTGCTCCTCATTGTTTGCTTTATAAAGAGGAACAAAGGAGGCAAATATCCAG TAAAAGAAAAAGAAGACGCCCATCAAGACCCAGAAATCCAGCCCATGAAAGAGGATGATGGAACATTTGGGGAGTACAG TGACACCGAGGACCACAAGCCCTTGAAAGGCAGCCGGACCCCATCCAACGGCACGGTCAAGAAGGACGACAGCGACGACAGCCTGGTGGATTACGGCGAGGGAGGAGATGGCCAGTTCAACGAGGACGGCTCGTTCATCGGCCAGTACAGCGGGAAGAAGGAAAAAGACACGGCGGAGGGCAACGAGAGTTCGGAGGCTCCTTCTCCGGTCAACGCCATGAACTCCTTCGTGTAA
- the nrcama gene encoding neuronal cell adhesion molecule a isoform X8: MDRKRSCTLCGGAVMMLLLLLGHMTNALEVPLDPKVLEGLPQPPTITHQSPKDYIIDPRENIIIHCEAKGKPDPSFSWTRNGTHFDVEKDSKVIMNPKSGTLVIDISGEKAEAYEGVYQCIARNEHGSAMSNNIVIRQSRSPLWSKEKIKPITVQRGMSLALQCRPPAGLPPPIIFWMDNNFQRLPQNSRVSQALNGDLYFSNVLMDDTRNDYICYARFPYTQTIQQKQPITVNVLDIEAMNDTVLAAFLNGSDFWGDSPFGERAPNFMQPPGTHSTSMVLKGDTLQLECIADGLPTPDISWSKVNGDLPSGRFSFHTFQKTLKITEVTEADGGDYRCLAKNRLGSNHHIITVVVRAAPFWISAPQNLILAPKESGMLTCRAGGNPKPTITWSVNGIPIENSHKDPSRKIENSDIILSDVQTGSSSVYQCNVSNEYGYLLANAFVSVLAEPPRVLTPPNHVYSVVTNSRALLDCASFGSPLPKITWFKDSQSIVDSDSYVIHKNNTLEINVARPLNSGKYTCIASNSLGNKENHVYLEVKDPTRIIKQPGYKVVQRNSMAVFECRVKHDPSLFPSMIWLKDNMELPDDTRFEVGSDSLTIHDVREDDEGNYTCIRNTTLDQDSASAMLTVVEATPTPPLIMDIPDPPTDLELTDQRERSVQLTWTPGDEQNSPIQLFLIQYEDSLHGPGVWVNMTEVSGTSTTAHLELSPYVYYSFRVLALNEMGLSEPSTSSGQYRTNPAPPDVNPSDVEVIGMSPDSMTVTWRELTGLESNGPGLQYKVSWRQKDLDQKWTSLTLVNVSQYVVTGTPTFALYEVTVQAVNDYGFGPRPQVVLGYSGEDLPTVAPENLKVSVQNGTLAEVYWDAVPLSTVRGRLNGYKVSYWKMRSLHKEEPEPEKPQELIIHGSETEGLLIDLHPYSQYTLNIRAYNGKGNGPTSANQIFETPEGVPGPPANLEVENLNLDSLIIKWAPPIEYNGHLTGYLLKYQPINTTDELGPFKELLLKANETSITLENLKHSTRYKFYLNAMTVKGSGPTVTEEGVTIVDEAMTSKQVDIATQGWFIGLMCAIALLILVLLIVCFIKRNKGGKYPVKEKEDAHQDPEIQPMKEDDGTFGEYSDTEDHKPLKGSRTPSNGTVKKDDSDDSLVDYGEGGDGQFNEDGSFIGQYSGKKEKDTAEGNESSEAPSPVNAMNSFV; this comes from the exons CTTTTCATGGACACGTAACGGCACTCATTTCGATGTGGAAAAGGATTCCAAAGTTATCATGAATCCCAAATCAGGCACTCTGGTCATTGACATCAGCGGAGAGAAGGCAGAGGCATACGAGGGAGTTTACCAGTGCATCGCCCGCAACGAGCACGGCTCTGCCATGTCCAATAACATTGTCATCCGACAGTCAA GGTCCCCCTTGTGGTCAAAAGAGAAAATTAAACCAATCACAGTGCAGAGGGGAATGTCTCTAGCGCTGCAGTGCAGGCCCCCGGCTGGCTTGCCTCCTCCAATCATCTTCTGGATGGATAACA ATTTCCAGAGACTTCCTCAAAACAGTCGTGTGTCCCAAGCTTTAAACGGAGACCTGTATTTCTCCAACGTGCTCATGGATGACACCAGAAATGACTACATCTGCTACGCCCGCTTCCCATACACTCAGACTATCCAACAGAAACAGCCCATCACCGTCAACGTGCTGGACA TTGAAGCTATGAATGACACTGTGTTGGCAGCTTTTTTGAATGGCTCAGATTTTTGGGGTG ACAGTCCTTTTGGGGAGAGAGCACCTAATTTCATGCAGCCACCAGGAACGCACAGTACCAGCATGGTCTTGAAAGGAGACACGTTGCAGCTGGAGTGCATCGCTGATGGCCT tccAACGCCAGATATCTCCTGGAGCAAGGTGAACGGGGACCTGCCAAGCGGCCGTTTTTCATTTCACACTTTCCAGAAAACTCTGAAGATAACAGAGGTGACAGAAGCGGATGGGGGAGATTACCGCTGTTTAGCCAAGAATCGCCTGGGGAGCAACCATCACATCATCACTGTAGTGGTCAGAG CGGCTCCCTTTTGGATCAGCGCCCCTCAGAATCTCATCCTGGCCCCGAAAGAATCTGGAATGCTAACCTGCCGGGCAGGTGGCAACCCTAAACCCACAATCACATGGTCTGTCAACGGAATTCCCATTGAAA ACTCACATAAAGACCCCAGTAGGAAAATCGAAAATAGCGACATCATCCTCAGTGATGTTCAGACCGGCTCAAGCTCTGTTTATCAGTGCAACGTCTCCAATGAGTACGGTTACCTGCTGGCCAATGCCTTTGTCAGCGTCCTGG CTGAGCCTCCAAGGGTGCTGACTCCTCCAAATCATGTGTACTCAGTTGTCACGAACAGCAGGGCTCTGTTAGACTGTGCTTCGTTTGGCTCACCTCTTCCAAAAATCACATG GTTTAAAGACAGTCAAAGCATAGTGGATAGCGACTCATACGTCATTCATAAAAACAATACCTTAGAGATCAATGTGGCTCGGCCACTAAACAGTGGCAAATACACCTGCATTGCCTCAAACAGTCTTGGCAACAAAGAAAACCATGTTTACTTGGAAGTGAAAG ATCCTACACGGATCATCAAACAGCCTGGGTATAAAGTGGTCCAGAGAAACAGCATGGCTGTATTTGAGTGCAGGGTCAAACACGACCCTTCTCTCTTTCCCTCCATGATATGGCTCAAAGACAATATGGAGCTTCCCGACGACACTCG attTGAGGTGGGCTCTGACAGTCTGACTATACATGATGTGAGAGAAGACGACGAGGGCAACTACACCTGCATCAGAAACACCACCCTTGACCAAGATTCAGCCAGCGCTATGCTCACAGTAGTCG AGGCCACACCAACACCACCTCTTATAATGG ACATACCAGACCCGCCCACAGACCTGGAGCTGACGGACCAACGAGAGCGCAGTGTTCAGCTTACATGGACCCCTGGGGATGAACAAAATAGTCCTATTCAAT TGTTCCTGATCCAATATGAAGATTCACTCCATGGGCCTGGAGTATGGGTCAATATGACTGAAGTCTCAGGAACCAGCACCACAGCACACCTGGAGCTTTCCCCGTATGTGTATTACTCCTTCAGGGTGCTGGCACTCAATGAAATGGGTCTGAGTGAACCCAGCACTTCCTCTGGACAGTATAGAACCAACCCCGCAC CGCCTGACGTGAATCCATCAGACGTTGAAGTCATTGGAATGTCACCTGACAGTATGACAGTAACTTGGAGG GAGCTGACTGGGCTGGAGTCAAACGGTCCAGGCCTACAGTACAAGGTGAGCTGGAGGCAGAAAGATCTGGATCAGAAATGGACATCACTCACTCTGGTCAATGTCTCGCAATATGTGGTGACAGGGACACCCACTTTTGCACTGTATGAAGTCACTGTGCAGGCGGTCAATGACTATGGCTTTGGTCCTAGACCTCAGGTGGTGCTGGGATACTCAGGAGAGGACT TACCAACTGTGGCTCCAGAGAACCTAAAGGTTTCGGTTCAGAATGGGACATTGGCTGAAGTGTACTGGGACGCTGTTCCTCTTTCAACAGTACGAGGGAGACTGAATGGATATAAG GTGAGTTATTGGAAGATGAGAAGCTTACACAAGGAAGAACCTGAGCCCGAGAAACCACAGGAGCTCATTATTCACGGGAGTGAGACGGAGGGTCTTCTGATTGACCTTCATCCCTACAGTCAGTACACCCTTAACATTAGAGCCTACAACGGTAAAGGAAACGGACCCACCAGTGCCAATCAGATATTTGAAACACCAGAGGGAG tTCCTGGGCCTCCTGCAAATTTAGAAGTCGAAAATCTAAACCTGGACTCATTGATTATAAAGTGGGCGCCACCTATAGAATACAACGGACACTTGACAGGATACTTGCTCAAATACCAGCCTA TCAACACAACAGATGAACTTGGGCCGTTCAAAGAGCTGCTTCTAAAAGCAAACGAGACCAGCATCACACTGGAAAACCTCAAGCACAGCACACGCTACAAGTTCTATTTGAACGCCATGACTGTCAAGGGCTCTGGCCCCACTGTTACAGAAGAGGGCGTCACAATCGTGGATGAAG CTATGACTAGCAAGCAGGTTGACATAGCCACACAGGGCTGGTTTATCGGGCTGATGTGTGCTATTGCTTTGCTGATCCTGGTGCTCCTCATTGTTTGCTTTATAAAGAGGAACAAAGGAGGCAAATATCCAG TAAAAGAAAAAGAAGACGCCCATCAAGACCCAGAAATCCAGCCCATGAAAGAGGATGATGGAACATTTGGGGAGTACAG TGACACCGAGGACCACAAGCCCTTGAAAGGCAGCCGGACCCCATCCAACGGCACGGTCAAGAAGGACGACAGCGACGACAGCCTGGTGGATTACGGCGAGGGAGGAGATGGCCAGTTCAACGAGGACGGCTCGTTCATCGGCCAGTACAGCGGGAAGAAGGAAAAAGACACGGCGGAGGGCAACGAGAGTTCGGAGGCTCCTTCTCCGGTCAACGCCATGAACTCCTTCGTGTAA